One genomic region from Camelus bactrianus isolate YW-2024 breed Bactrian camel chromosome 3, ASM4877302v1, whole genome shotgun sequence encodes:
- the CCT5 gene encoding T-complex protein 1 subunit epsilon, with product MTSVGTLAFDEYGRPFLIIKDQDRKSRLMGLEALKSHIMAAKAVANTMKTSLGPNGLDKMMVDKDGDVTVTNDGATILSMMDVDHQIAKLMVELSKSQDDEIGDGTTGVVVLAGALLEEAEQLLDRGIHPIRIADGYEQAARIAIEHLDKISDSVLVDIKDTEPLIQTAKTTLGSKVVNSCHRQMAEIAVNAVLTVADMQRRDVDFELIKVEGKVGGRLEDTKLIKGVIVDKDFSHPQMPKQVEDAKIAILTCPFEPPKPKTKHKLDVTSVEDFKALQKYEKEKFEEMIRQIKETGANLAICQWGFDDEANHLLLQNNLPAVRWVGGPEIELIAIATGGRIVPRFSELTPEKLGFAGLVKEISFGTTKDKMLVIEQCKNSRAVTIFIRGGNKMIIEEAKRSLHDALCVIRNLVRDNRVVYGGGAAEIACALAVSQEADKCPTLEQYAMRAFADALEVIPMALSENSGMNPIQTMTEVRARQVKEMNPALGIDCLHKGTNDMKQQHVIETLIGKKQQISLATQMVRMILKIDDIRKPGEAEE from the exons ATGACGTCTGTGGGGACCCTCGCCTTTGATGAATATGGCCGGCCTTTCCTCATCATCAAGGATCAGGACCGCAAGTCTCGTCTTATGGGACTTGAGGCCCTCAAG TCTCATATAATGGCAGCAAAGGCTGTAGCAAATACAATGAAAACATCACTTGGACCAAATG GGCTGGATAAAATGATGGTGGATAAGGATGGCGATGTGACTGTAACCAATGATGGGGCCACCATTTTAAGTATGATGGATGTCGATCACCAGATCGCCAAGCTGATGGTGGAGCTGTCCAAGTCACAGGATGATGAAATCGGAGATGGAACCACTGGAGTGGTTG TTCTGGCTGGCGCCCTGTTGGAAGAGGCCGAGCAGCTGCTGGACCGTGGCATTCACCCCATCAGGATCGCCGACGGCTATGAGCAGGCTGCCCGCATCGCCATCGAGCACCTAGACAAGATCAGTGACAGCGTCCTTGTCGACATAAAGGACACTGAGCCCCTGATCCAGACCGCAAAGACCACGCTGGGCTCCAAAGT GGTTAACAGCTGCCACCGACAGATGGCCGAGATTGCCGTGAATGCTGTCCTCACTGTGGCTGACATGCAGCGCCGAGACGTTGACTTTGAGCTCATTAAAGTAGAAGGCAAAGTGGGCGGGAGGTTGGAGGACACTAAGCTGATCAAGGGCGTGATCGTAGACAAGGACTTCAGCCACCCACAGATGCCAAAA CAAGTGGAAGATGCCAAGATTGCAATTCTCACCTGTCCCTTTGAACCACCAAAACCAAAGACGAAGCATAAGCTGGATGTGACCTCTGTAGAAGATTTTAAAGCCCTTCAGAAATATGAAAAGGAGAAGTTTGAAGAGATGATTCGGCAA ATTAAAGAAACTGGCGCCAATCTGGCTATTTGCCAGTGGGGCTTTGATGATGAAGCGAACCATTTACTTCTTCAGAACAACCTGCCTGCGGTTCGCTGGGTAGGAGGACCTGAAATCGAG CTGATCGCCATCGCCACCGGGGGGCGTATCGTCCCACGGTTCTCAGAGCTGACGCCCGAGAAGCTGGGCTTCGCGGGTCTAGTGAAGGAGATCTCGTTCGGGACAACTAAAGACAAGATGCTGGTCATCGAGCAGTGTAAGAACTCCAGGGCGGTCACCATCTTCATCAGAGGAGGAAATAAGATG ATCATTGAGGAAGCAAAACGGTCTCTTCATGACGCTCTGTGTGTCATCCGGAACCTCGTCCGGGACAACCGCGTGGTGTACGGCGGCGGCGCTGCCGAGATCGCTTGTGCTCTGGCCGTCAGCCAGGAGGCCGACAAG TGCCCGACCCTGGAGCAGTACGCCATGCGAGCCTTCGCCGACGCCCTGGAGGTCATCCCCATGGCCCTCTCTGAGAACAGCGGCATGAACCCCATCCAGACCATGACCGAAGTCCGAGCCAGACAAGTGAAGGAGATGAACCCTGCCCTTGGGATTGACTGTCTGCACAAGGGAACAAACG ataTGAAGCAACAACATGTCATAGAAACCTTGATCGGCAAAAAGCAACAGATATCTCTTGCAACACAAATGGTTAGAATGATCTTGAAGATTGATGACATCCGTAAGCCTGGAGAAGCTGAAGAATAA
- the ATPSCKMT gene encoding ATP synthase subunit C lysine N-methyltransferase gives MEGGRGTPPEALKEERQSGYALPASLEANSLKKRNWGFLLTGIVGGTLVAVYAVATPFITPALRRVCLPFVPATSKQIENVMKALRRRRGSLVDVGSGDGRIVIAAAKEGFTAVGYELNPWLVWYSRYRAWREGVQGSARFYISDLWKVTFSEYSNVVIFGVPQMMPQLERKLELELQDHARVIACRFPFPHWSPAQVTGEGGDTVWAYDASSFRAVERGPEGRCASVGHSRRDFIEDGF, from the exons atggagggaggaagag GGACACCCCCAGAAGCATTGAAAGAAGAAAGGCAGTCGGGATATGCTCTACCTGCAAGTCTTGAAGCCAACAGCCTGAAGAAAAGAAATTGGGGCTTCTTACTCACTGGCATCGTTGGCGGGACGCTGGTGGCCGTGTATGCTGTGGCCACACCGTTTATCACCCCAGCCCTCCGGCGCGTTTGTTTGCCTTTTGTACCTGCGACTTCAAAGCAGATTGAAAACGTCATGAAAGCGCTGCGGCGCAGAAGAGGGTCCCTGGTGGACGTCGGCAGCGGCGACGGGCGCATT GTGATAGCAGCTGCAAAGGAGGGGTTCACCGCTGTTGGTTATGAATTAAACCCGTGGCTGGTCTGGTACTCCAGGTACCGCGCGTGGCGAGAAGGCGTGCAGGGCTCCGCCAGGTTTTACATCTCGGACCTGTGGAAG GTTACTTTTTCTGAATACTCAAACGTCGTGATTTTTGGGGTACCGCAGATG ATGCCGCAGCTGGAGAGGAAGCTCGAGCTGGAACTCCAGGACCACGCTAGAGTCATCGCCTGCCGGTTCCCCTTCCCGCACTGGAGCCCGGCCCAGGTCACCGGGGAGGGGGGTGACACCGTGTGGGCCTACGACGCCAGCTCTTTCCGGGCCGTGGAGAGAGGCCCTGAGGGTCGGTGTGCTTCAGTCGGTCACTCACGTAGAGACTTTATCGAGGATGGTTTCTGA